AAGAAAAATCCATAAATGGGGCGTATGCACGACACGAAAAATCAATCCTAGCACAATAAAAATTTCAATAATGATGACGGCTTTCAGTTTTTTATTCATACTCTTATTGTATCAAAAAAATGTTTGCTTGTTCTCGGACTAAAGGCTTATTTTTAACTTAAATTTGCTACTTGAGTCAGAGAAAATGCTGACGTAAACTTTCGTCAGCATTTTTTCTGCTGCCAGGAGATTTCGTCAGTGATTTCTCTACGAAAAAAATCCGTCAGTAAGACGAATTTCTTTTTTAACGGATTCCCAACGCAATACGCGCATAGCGGGACATTTTATCCACGGTCCAAGCAGGGTACCAGACCAAATTAACTTTGATTTCGCCGACTTCCTCAACCTCTTTGAGGGCATCGTGAATTTGTTCGGTCAATAAGTCCGCTAAAGGACAACCCATTGTCGTCAAGGTCATTTTAATTTCGGTGAAACCATTGTCTTCAAAGCTGATCTCGTAAACCAAACCGAGATTGATGATATCAATACCAAGCTCTGGGTCAATGACATTTTCAAGCGCCCCAAGAATTTTGTCCTTGATTGCGTTAATTTCTTCTTCTGTGTATTTATCTGCCATCTGTATCTCCTTCAAGCAACTGCCAAATTGTCAAATTCTTTTTACAAACTTATTTTACCAAATTATTGCTAAAATTTCTACATAAAAAAATACTGACGTAAATTTACGTCAGTAATTTCTCTTAAGCAAAGCGTGAAAAGCGTTTGAAGAAGCTTAACATAAAGGTGAACAAGGCAATGATTACGACAAACAAGAGGGCAAAAGGAACAATCGCTCCCGTCAATCCAATTGTTTCACGCAACATCTTCAAGCCATAAGTCATTGGCAACCAAGGACTGATTACTTGGAAAATTTTTGGCGCCAATTGCAAAGGATAAGTCCCTGCACTTGTTGCTAATTGCAAGACAAGAAGGATAATCATCAAAAATTCTCCGACTTTACCTAATGCTGTTAAGAAGAAGGTGTTAATCGCCATATAAGCAAAGCTAATCAAGATTACAGCGAATAAAGTTCTTGCCCAATAATTTGGATTCAAGCCCAGTAAGGCAACTGCTCCACAAACGATGAAGGCTTGCAAAAGTGCCACAACACCATTTGTACCAATCTTCGCCAGCATAAATTCTCGACCAGTTTTCCATTTTTCACCAGAGAAGCCAATGCCAATCACGACATTTGTCGCCAAAGCACCGATAAAGAGCGCTACGTTAATCATATAAGGCGTCATCCCTGCACCATTGACCGGAACATTATCATGATCAGTATGTTTTGTTTTGAGTGGAGCTGCTAATTTTTTGGCATTTTTTGTGTTGCTATTTGTTTCAGCCAAAGTTTTGTCAGCATCACCTAGAGCTGTTGAGAGACTGGCAGCACCAGTATTCAAAGTCCCTAAACCATTTGTCAATGTCAGGCTACCATCAGATAATTGTCCAGAACCAGACGCAATCTGTTTAGCACCATCAGCCAATTGTCCAGAACCTGAAGTTAAAGCTGAACTATTATCTTGCAATTGTGAAAGACCAGAAACCAAGCTCAAACCACCTGTTTGAAGTTGAGACAATCCCGAATTCAAACTAGAACTACCCGTTTGAAGTTGCTCCAAACCACTGTTCAGTGATTGACTACCCGTTTGCAACTGAGTCAAACCAGAAGTCAAACTAGAACTACCTGTTTGAAGTTGACCCAAACCATTGGTCAAAGATTCACTACCTTTTTGCAACTCTTTAGATTTATTCGCCAATTGTTGAGCGCCATCATTTGCATCATTGACTCCAGCAACAAATTGGTTAAAGCCAGACGTTAATTGCCCTGCCCCAGCTGAAAATTGACTATTAAATTGAGTCAAACCAGAAGTCAAATCTGTCGCGCCTTGAGCCAAATCAGGTGTTTTCGTTTGAAGATTAGCAAATCCTCCCACCACATTATTAGCTCCAGCAACTGCAGGTTGCGCAGCACTCAAATTATCCAAAGCTTGTTTTTGTTCAGCTTGCATCTGTTGCAAATCTTGACCCATTGCGGCTAGAGAAGTCACTAATTGTGCCTGTGTATTGGGGTCAGTAGTCGTTTGGGCCACCTTTGTCAAAGTTTGCATTTGAGCATTCAAATCTTGAGCAGCTGGAGAAGCTGGTGCATTAGCTAAACTTTTCAAGCCTGCATCCAAAGCTGTCAAACCAGCCTGTATTTGTTGCAATTCAGCTGGTGTTGCTGCGCTCGTAACGGCTGCATTCAATTCATTCAATCCGTTACTCAAGTTTTGACTTCCCTCTTGCAGTTGTTGTACTGCTGCTGTACTTTGGGAAATTTGGGAAATTCCATTTGATAAATCTTTAGATTTATCTGCCAAAGTTTGAGTTCCACTGGCTAATTCAGCCGCTCCAGCTGAAAACTGTGTTGCTCCATCAGTTAATTTTTTGCTCCCATCAACTGATTCATTAACGCCAGCAGACAATTTCTTACTACCATCAGCTGCAGAATCAAGACCTGATGATAATTGTTTACCCCCAGAAGCCGCTTGGTTCGCACCCTCAGACAATTTTTTAGAGCCATCAGCTGCAGAATCAAGACCTGATGACAATTGTTTGCTTCCAGAAGCAGCCTGCTCAACACCATTCGTGTATTTGCTCAAGCCCACATTCAAGCTATCTGCCCCATCAGTAAAGGTCAGACTTGATGAAGCCAAAGTCTTCAAATTACTAGAAAGTTCATTTGATCCAGACAAGGCTGA
The DNA window shown above is from Lactococcus sp. S-13 and carries:
- a CDS encoding metal-sulfur cluster assembly factor, whose protein sequence is MADKYTEEEINAIKDKILGALENVIDPELGIDIINLGLVYEISFEDNGFTEIKMTLTTMGCPLADLLTEQIHDALKEVEEVGEIKVNLVWYPAWTVDKMSRYARIALGIR
- a CDS encoding YhgE/Pip domain-containing protein, producing the protein MLKKEWQAIFKHKFFIIVIIALALVPAIYNYIFLGSMWDPYGKLNDLPVAVVNLDKSSELEGEKVKLGDDVISEMKKTKALDYHFVSEKTASKGIENGDYYMVVTFPEDFSENAASLMNKNPKTVQLDYQTSRGHNYISSKMSESAINQLKAEVSKNVTEKYTKAIFEKVSDMKSGMKDAADGSEKLADGTKSALSGSNELSSNLKTLASSSLTFTDGADSLNVGLSKYTNGVEQAASGSKQLSSGLDSAADGSKKLSEGANQAASGGKQLSSGLDSAADGSKKLSAGVNESVDGSKKLTDGATQFSAGAAELASGTQTLADKSKDLSNGISQISQSTAAVQQLQEGSQNLSNGLNELNAAVTSAATPAELQQIQAGLTALDAGLKSLANAPASPAAQDLNAQMQTLTKVAQTTTDPNTQAQLVTSLAAMGQDLQQMQAEQKQALDNLSAAQPAVAGANNVVGGFANLQTKTPDLAQGATDLTSGLTQFNSQFSAGAGQLTSGFNQFVAGVNDANDGAQQLANKSKELQKGSESLTNGLGQLQTGSSSLTSGLTQLQTGSQSLNSGLEQLQTGSSSLNSGLSQLQTGGLSLVSGLSQLQDNSSALTSGSGQLADGAKQIASGSGQLSDGSLTLTNGLGTLNTGAASLSTALGDADKTLAETNSNTKNAKKLAAPLKTKHTDHDNVPVNGAGMTPYMINVALFIGALATNVVIGIGFSGEKWKTGREFMLAKIGTNGVVALLQAFIVCGAVALLGLNPNYWARTLFAVILISFAYMAINTFFLTALGKVGEFLMIILLVLQLATSAGTYPLQLAPKIFQVISPWLPMTYGLKMLRETIGLTGAIVPFALLFVVIIALFTFMLSFFKRFSRFA